From the genome of Hyalangium gracile, one region includes:
- a CDS encoding tRNA1(Val) (adenine(37)-N6)-methyltransferase encodes MQLELRPGPGETLDAICGGEVQVLQRRLGYRFSLDPILLAHFAVYEGGAHRGRLMDLGTGSGIIPLVLAKRLGRKDITALELQPRLYSLAERNVYLNRCEEQVTLVQGDLRQVDRQFAAGSFSHVLCNPPYRACATGRSSLTMEKAIARHEVACALPDVARAARYLLAPKGGLCVVFPAARFAELAAVLREHRLEPKTARMVHPRADRPAKLVLLHAVKGGRADLTVLPPLVVHAEDEHAFTEEVSAMVE; translated from the coding sequence GTGCAGCTGGAGCTGCGCCCGGGGCCCGGGGAGACGCTGGACGCCATCTGTGGCGGTGAGGTGCAGGTGCTCCAGCGGCGGCTGGGCTACCGGTTCTCGCTGGATCCCATCCTGCTGGCGCACTTCGCGGTGTACGAGGGCGGGGCGCACCGCGGGCGGCTGATGGACCTGGGCACCGGCAGCGGCATCATCCCCCTGGTGCTGGCGAAGCGGCTGGGGCGCAAGGACATCACCGCGCTGGAGCTCCAGCCGAGGCTCTACTCGCTGGCCGAGCGCAACGTGTACCTCAACCGCTGCGAGGAGCAGGTGACGCTGGTGCAGGGGGACCTGCGCCAGGTGGACCGGCAGTTCGCGGCGGGCAGCTTCAGCCACGTGCTGTGCAATCCGCCCTATCGGGCGTGCGCGACGGGGCGCAGCAGCCTGACGATGGAGAAGGCCATCGCGCGGCACGAGGTGGCGTGCGCGCTGCCGGATGTGGCTCGCGCGGCCAGGTACCTGCTGGCACCGAAGGGGGGCCTGTGCGTGGTGTTCCCGGCGGCGAGGTTCGCGGAGCTGGCGGCGGTGCTCCGGGAGCATCGGCTGGAGCCGAAGACGGCGCGCATGGTGCACCCGCGGGCCGATCGCCCCGCGAAGCTGGTGCTGCTGCACGCGGTGAAGGGCGGCCGCGCGGACCTGACGGTGCTGCCGCCGCTGGTGGTGCACGCCGAGGACGAGCACGCGTTCACCGAAGAGGTGAGCGCCATGGTGGAGTGA
- a CDS encoding DUF1015 family protein, translating into MARVLPFPALLSTLGTHLEADGPSSRGVPQPSHVRPLLEAPNPDAELGRWRASGAVLRDPRPALYVVELHGPAGKLSGPPVRFLLCSLRPDAALPLEHDPYRPRSWCAEPAVTLAADDHGVLRGLLAEAAERAGVVWQGAFRGSRVVLRRIEPSAISKRIQGVLDEAPMRPLAALDEEHPTLAAVVPLSDPGLQLEPIHRALKGVDTFKEDTFLKLVTAYARVYDLDEPLTTPRGLGAARERLATLITGHHAVLLVMPQGRGKILRFRQGLDLAHLKAAPRNPTLRSLDLALLNALVLRTVLGIQEPEAAGHPQVFPVRELEELVQGVESGLYQAGFALNPPPVWEVRAVMEAAATLPSRTLRVEPLPPAGLLFLDPEA; encoded by the coding sequence ATGGCTCGAGTCCTTCCGTTTCCTGCTCTCTTGTCCACCCTGGGGACCCACCTCGAAGCGGACGGGCCCTCGTCCCGAGGCGTGCCTCAGCCCTCGCACGTCCGGCCGCTGCTCGAGGCGCCCAACCCGGACGCCGAGCTGGGCCGGTGGCGCGCGTCCGGAGCCGTCCTGCGCGATCCCCGGCCGGCCCTCTACGTCGTGGAGCTGCATGGCCCCGCGGGGAAGCTGAGCGGGCCTCCGGTCCGCTTCCTCCTGTGCTCGCTGAGGCCTGACGCCGCGCTGCCGCTCGAGCACGATCCCTACCGTCCCCGCTCGTGGTGCGCGGAGCCCGCGGTCACCCTGGCCGCGGACGATCACGGCGTGCTGCGAGGCCTGCTGGCGGAGGCGGCCGAGCGGGCGGGGGTGGTGTGGCAGGGGGCGTTCCGGGGCTCGCGGGTGGTGCTGCGACGCATCGAGCCATCGGCGATCTCCAAGCGCATCCAGGGCGTGCTGGACGAGGCGCCCATGCGCCCGCTGGCGGCGCTGGACGAGGAGCACCCGACGCTGGCGGCGGTGGTGCCGCTGTCCGATCCAGGGCTCCAGCTCGAGCCCATCCACCGGGCCCTCAAGGGGGTGGACACGTTCAAGGAGGACACCTTCCTCAAGCTCGTCACGGCCTACGCACGCGTCTATGACCTCGACGAGCCGCTGACGACGCCCCGGGGGCTGGGGGCCGCCCGCGAGCGCCTGGCCACCCTCATCACGGGGCACCACGCGGTGCTGCTGGTGATGCCGCAGGGGCGGGGGAAGATCCTCCGGTTCCGGCAGGGGCTGGACCTGGCGCACCTGAAGGCGGCGCCGCGCAACCCGACGCTGCGGAGCCTGGATCTGGCGCTGCTCAACGCCCTGGTGCTGCGCACGGTGCTGGGCATCCAGGAGCCGGAGGCGGCGGGGCACCCGCAGGTGTTCCCGGTGCGGGAGCTGGAGGAACTGGTGCAGGGCGTCGAGTCGGGGCTCTACCAGGCAGGCTTTGCCCTCAACCCTCCGCCGGTCTGGGAGGTGCGGGCGGTGATGGAGGCTGCCGCGACGCTGCCCTCGCGAACGCTGAGAGTGGAACCTCTTCCACCGGCGGGCCTCCTGTTCCTGGACCCCGAGGCTTAG